The Desulfovibrio piger DNA segment TGGAACTTCTTCCCTGCCACGCATCTGGCTGACGGCCGTACTGTCTGGCTGCCGCTGGACTGGTTCAAGCTGCTGGGCGAATTCAACGGCACGTCCGCCGGCAACAGCCCGGAGGAATCGCTTCTGCAGGGCCTTTCCGAACTGGTGGAGCGGCATGTCTGCTGCCGTATCGACCGGGAACGCCTGACCACCCCCACCATCGATCCTCATGAGGTGGACGATCCCACCCTGCGCGACCTGCTGGCCGCCTTTGAGCGGGAAGGCATCCATATCGTGCTCAAGGATTTCTCCCTGGGCATGCCGCTGCCCACTGTCGGCGCGGTGGCCTGGGACCCGGCCACCTTCCCGGCCCGCTCCGAGATCGTGTTCACGGCCGGCACCGCAGCCTCTCCGGCCAAGGCCGCCATCCGTGCCGTCACGGAGATCGCCCAGCTGGGCGGTGACTTCTGCACGCAGGCCTGCTACGAGGCCTCCGGTCTTTCCAAGTTCGAGCGCCTGGAGGATATCCAGTGGCTGCTGGAAGGGCCCGTCTGCCGCCTGTCCGACCTGCCCAGCGTGGAAGCGCCCGACATCCGCGACGAGCTGCTTCGGGCGCTGCATGATCTGGAACCGGTACAGGTCTATGCTGTAGAGACTACGCATCCCGATCTGGGCGTCCCGGCCCACTACTGCATCGCTCCGGGACTCTCCTTCCGCGAGCGTGACCGCAACCAGAGCATCGGTCTGTTCGTGGGCCGCAAGCTGGCTGAAGAAGCGGACGAGGAAACGGCCCTGCATGGGCTGGCCGTGCTGGAACGCTGCTACCCCGGCGCGCATTTCCTGCCCTTTTTCCGGGCCATGCTGGCCCTGCGTGCGGAACGTTTTGAAGAAGCTCGCGACCTTTTCGCCCAAGCCCGCCCCCTGCAGCCCGAAAATGACGCCAAGGGGCTGGCCGCCTTTTACGAAGGTTATGTCTCCACGCTGACCGGCGACTGGGAAAGTGCCCTGTCCCCCCTGCGTGACGCTGTGGCCCTATGCCCGGACATGAAGGAATACGGCAATCTGCTGGGCGTCTGCCTGTTCAAGCTCAAGCGTTATGAAGAGGCTGCCGCGGCCTTCCGTGCCGTGCTCAAGGTGGACAAGGGCTCGGTGATGGACCTGGCCAATCTGGGGCTGTGCGAGAAATTCCTGGGCCAGAAGGAAGCCGCCATGGAACATCTGGCGGCCGCGCTGGAAGTGGATCCTTCGCTGGACTTTGCCCGCACGCATCTGGAAGAGCTTAAAGCATCGCTTTAAGTATTATCGTATTCCATGACCACGGGGGAGAAAGTCCTGTACAGGGCTTTCTCCCTTTTTCATCCTCTCAGGATGACCTGACGACCGCTGCCGTGCCCTACTCCGTTTCCTGAAAAGACAGGGGGAAAGCGGCTTTACAAGCCCGGCCGGGACGCGTACACCTCTTTTTCTAATACGATTTTTTACCGAGGTACCCAATGACCCGTTTTCTTCTGCTGCTTTGCGCGGCCTTCCTGCTGGCCGGTTGCGGCGCCAAGGGCGTGACCGTTGTGGACAAGTCCGGCTTCGTGACCATGAGCCAACGTATGCCCCAGGAAATGAAAGCCCGCGGCCTGCTCACCGACGACGGCAGCTATATCTCCCTGCCCGGTGGCGGGGGCGAGAACTATGGCGAGATCCTTTTCCGTCAGCTCTCGCCTGAATTTTTGTTCAATGACAGGGGCCACGTCTATCTGGGCAGCACCTTTGCCGCCACGCGCACGCCGTCCAGCCATGCCACCGTGCGCAAGACCGGCTTCACCATCGTCCACCCCACCCAGACCATCAATCTGGCCATGCTGGGCATCGTGGACTGGAACAACGACGAAAAGGACGAATGGCTCATCGCCTGCGATGTCCGCCCGCATCTGGGCTCCGAAAGCCGCACCTATTATGTGCTGGTGCCGCCGCCGCTGCGTAAGGGCGAGCCCCTGCAGGCCACTGTGGCCGCGGTGTACGAATGTTATGGTCTGGCCTGCAAGCTCACTGTGCGCGACAGTCGCGCCATCTCCCGCGTGGGCGAAGGCGAACTGCCCCCCACGGACGTGCATGATGCCCTGCCCGGCATGGAAGGCGTGACCGAGCCGCCCAAGCCCGACAGTACGCCCCGCTCCGGCCTTCAGGAACGGTCGCTATAGGCAGCGCCGCAGGATACAAAGTAAACAAAGCGGGCCCTCCCAAAAGGAGAGGTCCGCTTTGTTTTGTTTATAACAATTGCTCTTTTGTTCAAGGGATCGAAGCTATACGAAAAAAACACCTGCATCACTGCAAGCGCTTGATTGTTCTGGCGTCCCGACAGGAATAAAATTGAACACTCCACCGGCTAAAGCCGGTGGATTCACCGTGGCGACTAAAGTCGCGTTCCGGCTAAAGCCGGTATGGCCCCTGCTGAAGCAGGCTGAAGTCATTCCCCCTCAATTCGGAAGGTTTCATCTGCATCTTCCTGTTGCGTGATGTATTGCTTAATGACCTCATCGGTCACATTGCCACTGCTGCAACAGAAATAGCCACGCGCCCACATATGACGTCCCCAGTACTGGCGGCGCAACAATGGAAATTCATTTATCATGGCATGCGCGGTTCGGCCTTTCAGTTGTTGCATCAACTTGCTCACAGCAAGGCTTGGTGAAATCGAAACGAAAAGATGGATATGGTCGGGTGCTATATGTCCTTTGAGAATTTCCACCTGATGCTTTTCACAGATGCCGCGTATCAGCGACCTGGCTCTCTGGGCGATGTCGCCTGACAAAATCTTTTTCCTGTACTTGGTTATCCAGACCAGGTGCAGGTGAATTGAAAAAACACTGTGGGAGCCTTTACGATAATTGCTCATGCCCACAGACTACAAAAGAAACGCTAAAGCCGCCACCTAAAGGTGGGGGTTTTACCCCTCCCTGAGTGGGACAATAAATCGCGTCTTGGCCTGCTTGAGGATGTTTTCAAAGGAAAAAGCAGCGATGTGGTGGCACTCGTCAACAATAATATGGCCGTAGCCATCTAAAAATTCGGCCAGATCGTCTTTACGGGCAAGCGTCTGGAGCAGAGCGATATCAATTTTACCGCTGGGCTTATGTTTTCCGGTACCGATAAGGCCTATATCGCCGGAGGCTATGCCAAGAAACTGAACAAGCCTTTCCTGCCACTGCCGCAAGAGATCCGCACGGTGGACCAACACAAGGGCACTGGTTTTCCGTTTGGCGATAAGCGCCGCCGCAACCACTGTTTTGCCAAAAGCGGTAGTTGCGTGGAGTACTCCGATATCCTGCGCCAGCATGGATTTTACGGCCAATTGTTGATCCTTGCGCAATTTTCCCTTGAATTTTACCGACAATCCGCTGCCCTTGACGCGTTTATCCTCGATAACCGGAAGAATATTATTGTACTCAAGCAGTTCCAGCAGGGCGTCCAGACACCCACGAGGCAGGCCTATGTGTTGCGAAAGGTTTTCCGCGCAACAGACAAGCCGGGGCTTATTCCAAACAGGCAGGCGCATGGCCTGCGCTTTGTAAAATTCGGGATTGGCGAATGCCGCAAGACGGATCAGGCGATTCAGCAAGGGCTGGGGAACTTCGCGTTTATCAATGAATATCTGATTGGTAAGCACCAGGGTAATGCTTGATGGCAATGGTCCGGCAATCTTACGGCATGAAATCTTCTGATTCTCCCAAGGCCTGGCTGCGTTATCCCCGTCAGTAGTGAACGCCACGTCCAGAGAGTGTCTGCCGCCACTCGCCTGGAGAATGGCTTGAGAGAGCGCATCCGGCGTCATGCGGACCACTGTGCTGAGATACGCCCATTGGTCAGGAAATGCTGTTAAGTTTGCATCCACAAAAACGCTGTGCCCTTGTGAGCGCGGTATTTTCTGTAAAGGCAAGGCGATGAGGTTGCCAAATCCGCCTTTGGGCACTGTATCCTGGCTGGGGAAAAAGCGATCGTAGCTGCTTAAAGCGAGTTGGCGCGTTCTTTCGCAGGTATGGCTGACAAGCGCGGCTCCCAGCATGCGGGCTTCACGAGCGGACACCGGAACGGAAAAGAAAATCCAGATGTGCGCGCCTTTGCCGGAGCGGGATATTTCCAACGAGGCGGGAACATCGCATTGCCGGCAGGAGAGCAACACGGCGCGGGCGTCATCGCGCCACTGCGCCTCATCGAAGTCCATTGCCAGGAAATGGCAGGTGTCGTCGGGAAGAAGCGGGTAAACCCCAAGCGTCTTTTTACCGGCCAAGTGGTCATAGAGCGCCTGTTCAGTCAATGGGGTCAATTGCCTGTGCTCACAATCGCCACATCGCACCTTGGGCTTGCCGCAGATTCCAGGACGCCATTCATTGCCGCATACGGGAGAATATCCTGATGTGCCCTTTTGCGATTCCCACCTTTGGGGATAAACATCTGTCCGGCCACGGAACAAGCTCTGGAAAAGGGCAATCTTGCCGGCAGGCGAAAGAACAACTGAAGGAGGCGTTACCGGGTCAGCAATAGTGACGTCCTCCAAAACGGGCGGCGCGGAAGAGAGGGAACTACCCCAAGTGATGCCGTGTTGCCGCAAGATTGCCTTGAGGTGGGAGTTTTCCGCTTGCAGGCGGGCCAACTCGGCCGAAACGTCCTCTGTCATTTTTTCCTCTGAGTATCCTCGCGGCCAACATGTTTTTCGACCGGAGACAGCCCGTCCAGCACTTCCATGAGGCGCGTCTTGCGACGATGGGTATGGCGCAGAGACTGAATGTAGATATCCCATTGCGCCGCCATATCGCGTTCGCGCATAAGTTTGCCCAGCTTGCGCAAAAATACGGCTGCCGCCACATAGGCATTGGGCTTGGTCAAAGCGATCTGCGCTTCCGCAAGGCCCTTCCATAAGGCAATCGCCCGCTCCGGCGCAAACTCCCGCACGGCATCGGCCACGCTGTCGGCACTGTAGCCGTACCCGCGCTGGGTTTTGCGTTGCAGATCATACCACTTGAGCACCTCCGCCGGTTTTTTCTCGGCAATGGCCAAATCGATGAGCGTGGTAAAGTCGGGGTGCTTCTCATGAAAGCGGGACAGCTTGCCGCGATTTTGACAAGGCCAGGCATCCTGAGACCAGGGAATTTTTCTTTCAATGAGAAAATCCATAAGCAAGGGACGCAGAACAGGCCAAATTTTGAGTTTTTCGGCGCTGCGGCGACATTCTTTGAACTGTTCCAAGGAAGCGCGGGCAACAAAATCTTCTGTCTGCATGCACAGAGCACTATCCCAGTCCTTTTGCTTTTTGCGCAGATCCAGCAGGCAGGCGCGGAGCCGTTCAACCGTATACGGTTCTTTTTTCTCCAGGGCGGCCATACCCTTATGGATCCATTCCTCGGCTTCCCGGTCCTCGCCCTTTTCCAGCAAGTATTGCACAAGGGGCAGGTATTCGCCGGAATGGACGGCCTCCTGCCTGTGCAGATCAAGAAGTTCATCATCCCGCCCGGCGGCAGTCAGGGCGTGCGCCGTAAGGTCAATCAATGCCCGGCGGGCATAGCCCTGACTGGCATGGGTGGCAACGCGAGATAGCAGATCGTCAGCCACGGGGTTCCATTCCGCCGTCGCGTGTGTTTCACGCAGAATTTCCCAAAAGCAATCGCTGACGGCAAATTCGTCGGCCAATACCGCATCGGCAGCCCAAAGCAATTTTTCATGCATGGGCCGGCCCACATCGCGCAAGGCCTGGAGGACAACAGTCATGCACTCGGCAATAGCATCTTGGATCTCGCCTTCTTGATCGTACATTTCGATCTGGCTTTTGCTGTCCTCAATCAGATCAAAACCAAGTTCGAGCACTTCCTCCGGAAATCCGGCCAAGCGCAGGATATCCAGCTTTTTGCGCACCGGTTCATAATCGGGGCCACCCCGGTAGTAACCGTCATAATCGCCCCAGTCCGGCTCTTCCTCCGCCTTGCGCATGGCTCTGCGCACATCCTTTACCATGGCCAGAACGTTTTTTTGCCTGGACTCCGCTTTTCCGGGACACAGGGCAGCTACCTCGGGAGCAAGGCGCGCGGCCTGGAGTACAAGGGTAACCAGTTGT contains these protein-coding regions:
- a CDS encoding SWIM zinc finger family protein, which produces MKTKSGKKTPLSPLPLHFTDGITSDSLAAWAGEAAFQRGHAYYKAGKVRDIALASEGRVLATVDGTRRYSTMIFRKSNGELADACTCPYGLRCKHAVALACACQALSAGKRPIPLASADDRRLLDLEIEFPGETQQTGDGSSPQELEAALKKLSKEQLVTLVLQAARLAPEVAALCPGKAESRQKNVLAMVKDVRRAMRKAEEEPDWGDYDGYYRGGPDYEPVRKKLDILRLAGFPEEVLELGFDLIEDSKSQIEMYDQEGEIQDAIAECMTVVLQALRDVGRPMHEKLLWAADAVLADEFAVSDCFWEILRETHATAEWNPVADDLLSRVATHASQGYARRALIDLTAHALTAAGRDDELLDLHRQEAVHSGEYLPLVQYLLEKGEDREAEEWIHKGMAALEKKEPYTVERLRACLLDLRKKQKDWDSALCMQTEDFVARASLEQFKECRRSAEKLKIWPVLRPLLMDFLIERKIPWSQDAWPCQNRGKLSRFHEKHPDFTTLIDLAIAEKKPAEVLKWYDLQRKTQRGYGYSADSVADAVREFAPERAIALWKGLAEAQIALTKPNAYVAAAVFLRKLGKLMRERDMAAQWDIYIQSLRHTHRRKTRLMEVLDGLSPVEKHVGREDTQRKK
- a CDS encoding TOTE conflict system archaeo-eukaryotic primase domain-containing protein, which produces MTEDVSAELARLQAENSHLKAILRQHGITWGSSLSSAPPVLEDVTIADPVTPPSVVLSPAGKIALFQSLFRGRTDVYPQRWESQKGTSGYSPVCGNEWRPGICGKPKVRCGDCEHRQLTPLTEQALYDHLAGKKTLGVYPLLPDDTCHFLAMDFDEAQWRDDARAVLLSCRQCDVPASLEISRSGKGAHIWIFFSVPVSAREARMLGAALVSHTCERTRQLALSSYDRFFPSQDTVPKGGFGNLIALPLQKIPRSQGHSVFVDANLTAFPDQWAYLSTVVRMTPDALSQAILQASGGRHSLDVAFTTDGDNAARPWENQKISCRKIAGPLPSSITLVLTNQIFIDKREVPQPLLNRLIRLAAFANPEFYKAQAMRLPVWNKPRLVCCAENLSQHIGLPRGCLDALLELLEYNNILPVIEDKRVKGSGLSVKFKGKLRKDQQLAVKSMLAQDIGVLHATTAFGKTVVAAALIAKRKTSALVLVHRADLLRQWQERLVQFLGIASGDIGLIGTGKHKPSGKIDIALLQTLARKDDLAEFLDGYGHIIVDECHHIAAFSFENILKQAKTRFIVPLREG
- a CDS encoding YcaO-like family protein — encoded protein: MSTTTLPVIRLQSCPKGYTRDLDKTISPQETYERVQARMQAAGLDILAEVRRVDVGRLGIPVYLSVCGRDARGIMPTRKQMGKGSSPEQARASALMELMERFAFFSFWQRLPHMVSATWAEAEERFGKDLLPIEEICRSVDDSLSPEQAREAMSTLRWNFFPATHLADGRTVWLPLDWFKLLGEFNGTSAGNSPEESLLQGLSELVERHVCCRIDRERLTTPTIDPHEVDDPTLRDLLAAFEREGIHIVLKDFSLGMPLPTVGAVAWDPATFPARSEIVFTAGTAASPAKAAIRAVTEIAQLGGDFCTQACYEASGLSKFERLEDIQWLLEGPVCRLSDLPSVEAPDIRDELLRALHDLEPVQVYAVETTHPDLGVPAHYCIAPGLSFRERDRNQSIGLFVGRKLAEEADEETALHGLAVLERCYPGAHFLPFFRAMLALRAERFEEARDLFAQARPLQPENDAKGLAAFYEGYVSTLTGDWESALSPLRDAVALCPDMKEYGNLLGVCLFKLKRYEEAAAAFRAVLKVDKGSVMDLANLGLCEKFLGQKEAAMEHLAAALEVDPSLDFARTHLEELKASL
- the tnpA gene encoding IS200/IS605 family transposase; protein product: MSNYRKGSHSVFSIHLHLVWITKYRKKILSGDIAQRARSLIRGICEKHQVEILKGHIAPDHIHLFVSISPSLAVSKLMQQLKGRTAHAMINEFPLLRRQYWGRHMWARGYFCCSSGNVTDEVIKQYITQQEDADETFRIEGE